The Chitinophagales bacterium genomic sequence TCTACCCTTCTGTCCGGCGCATAACCGTCTGGCATGTTCATATCCCTGGGTATCTCACCTTTACCTACACATAGGGTTATGTGTTCTCCCGGTATGCCCATCGATTGCAGGTATGCTTTTACATTATTTGCCCTGTCAGATGATAAAGTATCATTGTACCCGTTACTACCCAGGTAGTCAGCATAACCAACTATCAGTAACTCTTGCTGTTGGTTGATGACATCCATATAGAGTAATGAGTCTATCCTTTGCTTTGCCTGCTCATCCAATGCACGTATATCCAGCCTGAAATAGATATGTGTTGTATCAGAAAAAGCGAAAGCATTTTTCATACAAGCAATAGCTAATAACAGGAACAACATTTTTAACCGCACATTACACATCATCATCAGTTTACTTATTTAACATTAGAAAACTTCGCAAACTTTTCAACACATGTGGAATAATTACGAAATAAGCTAATATCAATTGACCTAATTTTAAATAAATCGCTTACGTCATGGAAAGTACAAATACATTAGAAACATTCCTATGGTTTTTGGCGGGATTGATAGGCAGCGGCATGATAGCCGTACTAACCATAGGCTGGATGAAGGGAAATAACTGGCAACGTGAAGTGAAGGCTAAAAAACGTCAGGCGCATCGTTAGGTGCATGCATCAATAGCTATCAACGCAACAGTTCCCTCACTCCGGGATAATCATTCATATTGTTCATTTGCCTCATAATCTGCGGGTAGCGCCACTGTACCCTGCCGCTCATTGGTTTTACAGTAAACTTTTTAGGATTGGGCAGGCAGGCTATTATCATTGCCGCCTCAGCATTAGTAAGTTTTTTTGCAGGCTTATGAAAGTATGCCTGCGATGCAGCCTCTACGCCGAATATACCGGGCCCCATTTCTATAACGTTCAGGTACACTTCCAGTATCCTTTTTTTGCCCCATATCAGCTCAATACATTTTGTATAGAAGAACTCAGGTGCTTTGCGTATATACCTCATAACACCATGCCCCTGCCACAGGAACACATTCTTAGCCGTTTGCTGGGTGATGGTACTGGCCGCAGCACCTTTGGGTCGTTTTTTCTTTTTCCTACCTTTTTTAGCAGGCTTATCCTGCATACTCTTTTCCAGCGCTTTCCAGTCAAAGCCGTCATGTTCTGTAAAAAGCTGGTCCTCGCTGGCTATGGCCGCCAGTTTAATATTTCGTGGCATATCATTCCACCCTAGATAATCACGCTTAAGGCCATGTCCTTCTACCAGGGCATTTAGTTGTGTTAGCGTGATAGGCGGAAACACCCATTTGCACACCACTACATACAGCAAACTGGCCAACAACAAGTACAAAAAAGTACGCAGGGTAAATTTCAGTGCCTTCTTCAAAATGATATAAATGCTTTTATCGCACGAAAATACAATATCATCATTTCATCGCATATCTGTTTTGCGATAAAGATGGGAATGGTTTAACTTTCGGGAAAATTGGCCTGATGTCAGTAAAAAAACAAGCCGCACTAGGTTTCATATTTATCACCTTACTAGTTGACTGTATCGGGCTGGGTATTATCATACCTATTATGCCGGGGCTGATACAGGAGTTGCAAGGTGGCACCCTGAGCCAGGCATCTGTTTATGGCGGGCTTCTAACCTTCTCTTACGCTACTTTCCAATTCCTGTTTTCACCGGTTGTGGGCGGACTGAGCGACCGATACGGAAGGCGTCCTGTATTGCTTGCATCATTGTTGGGCCTTGGTGTTGATTATGTCTTCCTGGCTTTTGCCCCCAGCCTGGCATGGTTGTTTGTAGGCAGGATAATAGCAGGTATATTCGGGGCCAGCTTTACTACGGTGATGGCATACATAGCTGATATCAGCACACCTGAAAAACGCTCACAAAACTTTGGGTTAGTAGGTGTAGCCTTTGGCCTTGGATTCATCATAGGCCCAGTGATAGGTGGCGTATTCAGCCAGTGCGGCTTGCGTGTACCATTTATGGTGGCTGCAGGCTTATCACTACTCAATACGCTGTACGGTTATTTTATCTTACCCGAATCCTTGTCACAAGAACACAGACGTCCTTTTAGTTGGAAGCGTGCTAATCCTGTAGGGGCACTGATGCATATAAGGCGCTACCCTGCTATACTTAGCTTAATATTTGCCGTATTGCTGCTTTATATCGCCGGCCATGCGGCACAGTCTACCTGGACATTTTATACCATGGAAAAATTTGGGTGGGATGAAAAAATGGTAGGCTATTCATTAGGTGTTGTAGGGCTCCTTATCGCAATAGTACAGGGCGGATTGATACGTGTTGTCATACCTAAGCTCGGGCAAAAAAGGGCATTATATGCAGGGCTCATATCTTACATTATTGGTTTTATACTTTATGCATTCGCTAATGAAAGTTGGATGATGTTCGCATTCAGCATTCCATATTGCTTAGGAGCAATATCAGGCCCTGCCATACAAGGCATAATATCTACCAAAGTAGCGGCAAATGAACAGGGGGAACTTCAAGGCATAATGGCCGCTATGATGAGCATCTCATCTATCATCGGACCATTATTGATGACTAATCTATTCTCAACGTTTACTGCAAGAGATGCAGATGTATATTTCCCGGGGGCTCCTTTTATTGCCGGGGCTGTACTTACGGTTATCGGGTTGTTATTGAGTATACGTTCACTGGTAAAATACCATACCCCTGCAGTGCAACCGGAGACAGAACAGGAAGCCATCCTGGAAAGCGGTACGAACAGTTAACAATTATTCTTTATCACCAAAGTAGAAATGCTCCCTGTACAGGGCCGATACGTGTTCGTATAACTTATCCAACGTATCATATCCGGTGATGTTCTCGTGTAGCTTCTCTTTGCCACGAACAATTATTGAAGCCTTGGCAGCATCTTGTTTATCCAGCACGAAAGTACCGGTCTTATTATCATACTGTTGTACAAAAACTTTTACAGAATCACCTTTTGACACTTTACCGTTGATGGTAATAAAGTCGTTGAAAAACACGAACATACCATCTTCTTTTATCGGTGAAATTTTCAACTCTCCTATTGAACTTTTGATCATTGCTGTAAAAATTGTGTTGTAATAATAGGAAATACCTGCATTTTTTTCAAAAAATTACAGGTTAAGGATATACAATAAAAGCAACCGGGTTACCAGCCCTGCACTTGTCGATAAATTCAGCTTCAGTAAAACATGGCTTATTATTCAACCAGCGCTCTAAGGTAGATATGCGTAAAAAGTTGTCCATCAACAAACTGAATACAGATACAGCCTGCCCCGCTTCAACTCCATGCTGAAATAACATATGCGGGTGCGACCTACCGGTCAATTGCTTCGCTCCCTGCAGGATAGCTGCAACATCATCTTTCGACTCTATTACGATCCACCCTACTATATAGTCAGGCGGTAAAATAACATCCAGTGTAGTTAGTGGCAGAGTAAAAGAGGTAGGCACCTGTTTTATCTCATCCTTTTTGCCTTTCTTCTCCGCTTTCACCGGTGTTGGTATATTAAATATACGTTGCTCTTCACCCGTTTTATCGCCGATAATATGC encodes the following:
- a CDS encoding TCR/Tet family MFS transporter, translating into MSVKKQAALGFIFITLLVDCIGLGIIIPIMPGLIQELQGGTLSQASVYGGLLTFSYATFQFLFSPVVGGLSDRYGRRPVLLASLLGLGVDYVFLAFAPSLAWLFVGRIIAGIFGASFTTVMAYIADISTPEKRSQNFGLVGVAFGLGFIIGPVIGGVFSQCGLRVPFMVAAGLSLLNTLYGYFILPESLSQEHRRPFSWKRANPVGALMHIRRYPAILSLIFAVLLLYIAGHAAQSTWTFYTMEKFGWDEKMVGYSLGVVGLLIAIVQGGLIRVVIPKLGQKRALYAGLISYIIGFILYAFANESWMMFAFSIPYCLGAISGPAIQGIISTKVAANEQGELQGIMAAMMSISSIIGPLLMTNLFSTFTARDADVYFPGAPFIAGAVLTVIGLLLSIRSLVKYHTPAVQPETEQEAILESGTNS
- the mtgA gene encoding monofunctional biosynthetic peptidoglycan transglycosylase — protein: MKFTLRTFLYLLLASLLYVVVCKWVFPPITLTQLNALVEGHGLKRDYLGWNDMPRNIKLAAIASEDQLFTEHDGFDWKALEKSMQDKPAKKGRKKKKRPKGAAASTITQQTAKNVFLWQGHGVMRYIRKAPEFFYTKCIELIWGKKRILEVYLNVIEMGPGIFGVEAASQAYFHKPAKKLTNAEAAMIIACLPNPKKFTVKPMSGRVQWRYPQIMRQMNNMNDYPGVRELLR